One genomic region from Pseudoduganella lutea encodes:
- a CDS encoding PAS domain S-box protein: MTAPTPSHPGIHSSARPDEAGRLALLHALQLLDSAPEPVFDRVTRLASRLLGAPIALFSLVDRDRQWFKSRVGTELAETPRNISFCTHAIAQREPLVINDAQHDPRFADNPLVREGLKFRFYIGVPIRSQEGHAIGTLCALDTRPRELTPDELAAFEDLAGIVADEVRRREQLGRARAHLQEADAAMRGTEARLFSIFKLASFGIALIDANTGNWLTVNAAACAILGYSEEEFRRLTFRQITHPDDVADDLALVRDLVAGRITQFERQKRYIRRDGSTVWVHTNVSLKSDETGRPEYFIVAVIDIQARKTAEHDLAALHAQLEARVEDRTRELVEANHHLTEAIGRQQQAEAALRAREAELSSILENANDVYIGIDAHGHVTAWNRQAERTFGWTAQEAAGRALDELIIPIGLREQHRRGMARYRASGQATVLGKRLELPAVRRDGSALTVEIRIHATEIDGQLTFSAFLHDISARKLAEAQREHDIRHDPLTGLLNRRALEELLPQAQARSQRHGLAFAVLFIDLDGFKAVNDRHGHDAGDALLVEVGRRLRASVRQNDSVVRLAGDEFIVVLEGQAYTMAQARTVAAKLIAELARPVALAKDAADDPDMVQVGASIGIALHAAADTPAPGDLLREADRQMYLAKEAGRGSIRPAGAETGD; encoded by the coding sequence ATGACTGCGCCGACTCCTTCTCACCCCGGCATCCACTCCAGCGCCCGGCCCGACGAAGCCGGTCGCCTCGCCCTGTTGCATGCGCTGCAACTTCTCGATTCGGCACCCGAGCCCGTGTTCGACCGGGTCACGCGGCTGGCCAGCCGCCTGCTGGGTGCACCCATCGCGCTGTTCTCGCTTGTCGACCGCGACCGCCAGTGGTTCAAATCGCGCGTGGGAACGGAGCTGGCGGAAACGCCCCGCAACATCTCGTTCTGCACCCATGCGATCGCGCAGCGCGAGCCGCTGGTCATCAACGACGCCCAGCACGATCCCCGCTTTGCCGACAACCCGCTCGTGCGCGAAGGCCTGAAATTCCGTTTCTATATCGGCGTGCCGATCCGGTCGCAGGAGGGCCATGCGATCGGCACGCTGTGCGCGCTGGACACCCGGCCCCGCGAACTGACGCCCGACGAGCTGGCGGCTTTCGAGGATCTCGCCGGCATCGTCGCGGACGAAGTACGCCGGCGCGAACAGCTGGGGCGCGCGCGCGCCCACCTGCAGGAAGCGGATGCGGCCATGCGCGGCACGGAAGCACGACTGTTCTCGATCTTCAAGCTGGCCAGCTTCGGTATCGCCCTGATCGATGCGAACACTGGCAACTGGCTCACGGTGAATGCCGCGGCCTGCGCGATCCTCGGTTACTCGGAAGAGGAGTTCAGGCGCCTGACGTTCCGGCAGATCACGCACCCGGACGACGTGGCCGACGACCTTGCCCTGGTGCGCGACCTCGTTGCCGGCCGCATTACCCAGTTCGAACGGCAGAAGCGCTATATCCGGCGCGACGGCAGCACCGTCTGGGTCCACACGAACGTGAGCCTGAAATCGGACGAAACGGGCCGGCCCGAGTATTTCATCGTGGCCGTGATCGATATCCAGGCGCGCAAGACGGCCGAGCACGATCTGGCCGCGCTGCACGCGCAGCTTGAAGCACGGGTCGAGGACCGCACGCGCGAGCTGGTCGAAGCCAATCATCACCTGACCGAAGCCATCGGCCGCCAGCAACAGGCCGAAGCGGCACTGCGCGCCCGCGAGGCGGAACTGTCCAGCATTCTCGAAAATGCCAATGACGTTTATATCGGCATCGACGCGCATGGCCATGTCACGGCGTGGAACCGCCAGGCCGAACGCACATTCGGCTGGACGGCCCAGGAAGCGGCGGGGCGCGCCCTCGACGAGCTCATCATTCCCATTGGTCTGCGCGAGCAGCACCGCCGGGGCATGGCGCGCTATCGCGCCTCGGGCCAGGCAACCGTGCTGGGCAAGCGGCTCGAACTGCCGGCCGTGCGCCGCGATGGCAGCGCGCTGACGGTCGAGATCCGCATCCATGCCACAGAGATCGATGGCCAGCTCACGTTTTCCGCCTTCCTGCACGATATCTCGGCCCGCAAGCTCGCCGAGGCTCAGCGGGAACACGACATTCGTCACGATCCGTTGACGGGCTTGCTCAATCGCCGCGCCCTGGAGGAACTGCTGCCCCAGGCGCAAGCGCGCTCGCAGCGGCACGGCCTGGCCTTTGCCGTGCTGTTCATCGACCTCGACGGTTTCAAGGCCGTCAACGACCGGCATGGCCACGATGCCGGCGACGCGCTGCTGGTCGAAGTGGGGCGGCGCCTGCGCGCATCGGTGCGCCAGAACGACAGCGTGGTGCGGCTGGCGGGGGACGAGTTCATCGTCGTGCTTGAGGGGCAGGCCTATACGATGGCGCAGGCGCGCACGGTAGCGGCCAAGCTGATCGCCGAGCTCGCCCGGCCGGTGGCATTGGCGAAGGATGCTGCGGATGACCCCGACATGGTGCAGGTTGGTGCCAGCATCGGCATTGCGCTGCATGCCGCCGCCGATACGCCGGCGCCGGGCGACCTGCTGCGCGAGGCGGATCGCCAGATGTACCTGGCAAAGGAAGCGGGCCGTGGCAGCATCCGCCCCGCTGGTGCTGAAACGGGAGACTGA
- a CDS encoding TonB-dependent receptor, translating to MQKHRMRKTVLAALIAEILIPLSAFAQDAQGTTGNTAQPENAATVVVSGIRASLSSSLNTKRMQDGVVDAVSAEDAGKFPDTNIAESLQRVTGVQIQRNNGEGRYISVRGLGPEFNNVLVNGRTLTSDTGGREFSFDLLSSDLISKVLVYKTSQPFLPEGGIGSTVDVQTARPLSGKTGHSSVINVSHSYDDNSKEHTPNLAGMYTFANEARTFGVTASVSYTDRASKQNKAVTDDWHYRDVTMINGDLNSRGLTMADVTTRKLYMPQSFGFQVEDESRKRTVGNLTVQYNPSRDWKLSADALYSRLDQRNKVIAFSDWNNPVQVGVQYDDNDQVTSFQRPGSDFYANNPGLVGEGSPLTEGNSNDMIVKGGDRLSETKAFGLNSKWQLAPDWKLEGDVSTSRTTSQSPDQWVVAGMLPRNGDVLTFGARPTVIFGDNIADPTAVRAHAVSNGEVSNSDKLHEGRLNLSWNREEGPFKGIDTGVSYSQREVGRHEFEADSWNAFSGYHVALPSSLFTVTPMDDFFGTGGQVPKAFLRFDPNEYMAYLNQPSLLGQSNDPALYGDKSRYPNGPMGINYAAPASQWGVREKVSSIFLDTKWEGERWSANAGVRVVHVKSRSTGFSRELLSATKSPNDTTYILNWGPRVATSVDNSYNSYLPSANVKFDVTKDMLLRLAASKTETRPTLSQMGVDNWYGGRFGDVQTGGGNPYLNPMQSKNLDLSYEWYLSKTNYVSAALFYKKVSDFLETRLVDMRIPQYDEVVHDSRVRNGQKGKIKGLEIAGQYAFDDAIPWLRGFGVSANYTYVDASAERDGDAAALVCGYPGLSKQSYNGSVFYENGSFQARASYNWRNHFSINCGGGSTQPRNRAAYGQTDASLRYNLTDTIAIYADAINLSNQQAHEYASNESQFLMLEDVGRRVNVGVRVAF from the coding sequence ATGCAAAAACATCGCATGCGCAAGACCGTGCTGGCGGCACTGATCGCCGAAATACTGATTCCGCTGTCGGCATTCGCACAGGATGCGCAGGGCACCACCGGGAACACGGCACAGCCCGAAAATGCGGCAACCGTCGTCGTCAGCGGCATCCGGGCTTCGCTCAGCTCGTCATTGAATACCAAGCGCATGCAGGATGGCGTGGTCGATGCCGTCTCGGCCGAGGATGCGGGCAAATTCCCGGACACGAATATCGCCGAATCGCTGCAGCGCGTGACCGGCGTGCAAATCCAGCGCAATAACGGCGAGGGCCGCTATATCTCGGTGCGCGGGCTCGGACCGGAGTTCAACAATGTGCTCGTCAACGGGCGCACGCTGACCAGTGACACGGGCGGGCGGGAATTCTCGTTCGACCTGCTGTCGTCCGACCTGATTTCAAAGGTGCTCGTCTACAAAACCTCGCAGCCCTTCCTGCCCGAAGGCGGCATTGGATCGACCGTGGACGTGCAGACGGCGCGCCCGCTGTCCGGCAAGACCGGCCATTCGTCGGTGATCAACGTCTCGCACTCCTACGACGACAATTCCAAGGAGCACACGCCGAACCTGGCCGGCATGTACACCTTCGCCAACGAGGCGCGCACCTTCGGCGTGACGGCTTCGGTGTCGTACACCGACCGCGCCTCGAAGCAGAACAAGGCCGTGACGGACGACTGGCACTACCGCGACGTGACGATGATCAACGGCGACCTGAACTCGCGCGGCCTGACGATGGCCGACGTGACGACGCGGAAGCTGTACATGCCGCAGAGCTTCGGTTTCCAGGTCGAGGATGAAAGCCGCAAGCGGACGGTCGGCAACCTGACCGTGCAGTACAACCCGTCGCGCGACTGGAAGCTGTCGGCCGATGCGCTGTATTCGCGCCTCGACCAGCGCAACAAGGTGATCGCCTTCAGCGACTGGAACAACCCGGTGCAGGTCGGCGTGCAGTACGACGACAACGACCAGGTGACGTCGTTCCAGCGCCCGGGGTCGGATTTCTACGCGAACAACCCGGGCCTGGTGGGCGAAGGAAGCCCACTCACCGAAGGCAATTCGAACGACATGATCGTCAAGGGCGGTGACCGGCTGTCGGAAACCAAGGCCTTCGGCCTGAACTCGAAATGGCAGCTGGCGCCGGACTGGAAGCTGGAAGGCGATGTCTCCACCTCGCGCACGACGTCGCAATCGCCGGACCAGTGGGTGGTGGCCGGTATGCTGCCCAGGAACGGCGACGTGCTGACCTTCGGCGCGAGGCCTACCGTGATCTTCGGCGACAACATCGCCGATCCCACGGCGGTGCGGGCCCACGCCGTGTCGAACGGCGAAGTGTCCAATTCCGACAAGCTGCACGAGGGCCGGCTGAACCTGTCGTGGAACCGCGAGGAAGGCCCCTTCAAGGGCATCGACACGGGCGTGTCGTATTCGCAGCGCGAAGTGGGGCGCCACGAGTTCGAAGCCGATTCGTGGAATGCGTTCAGCGGCTACCACGTGGCGCTGCCGTCGTCGCTGTTCACCGTGACGCCGATGGACGATTTCTTCGGCACCGGCGGCCAGGTGCCGAAGGCCTTCCTGCGCTTCGATCCGAACGAATACATGGCTTACCTGAACCAGCCGTCGCTGCTGGGCCAGTCGAACGACCCGGCCCTGTACGGCGACAAGTCGCGCTACCCGAATGGCCCGATGGGGATCAACTATGCGGCGCCGGCGTCGCAGTGGGGCGTGCGGGAAAAGGTGTCGAGCATCTTCCTCGACACGAAGTGGGAAGGCGAGCGCTGGTCGGCCAACGCCGGGGTACGCGTGGTGCACGTGAAATCGCGTTCGACCGGTTTCTCCCGCGAACTGCTGTCGGCCACGAAAAGCCCGAACGACACGACCTATATCCTGAACTGGGGTCCGCGTGTGGCCACCAGCGTCGACAACAGCTACAACAGCTACCTGCCGTCGGCCAACGTGAAGTTCGACGTGACGAAGGACATGCTGCTGCGCCTGGCGGCATCGAAGACGGAAACCCGGCCGACGCTGTCGCAGATGGGTGTCGACAACTGGTACGGCGGCAGGTTCGGCGACGTGCAGACGGGTGGCGGCAATCCTTACCTGAATCCGATGCAGTCGAAGAATCTCGACCTGTCGTATGAGTGGTACCTGTCGAAGACGAACTACGTCAGCGCGGCCTTGTTCTACAAGAAGGTGTCCGACTTCCTGGAGACGCGCTTGGTCGACATGCGCATTCCCCAGTACGACGAGGTGGTGCACGACAGCCGCGTGCGCAACGGGCAGAAGGGCAAGATCAAGGGCCTGGAGATCGCGGGCCAGTACGCGTTCGACGATGCGATCCCGTGGCTGCGTGGCTTCGGCGTGTCGGCAAACTACACCTATGTGGATGCTTCCGCGGAGCGCGATGGCGATGCGGCCGCGCTGGTGTGCGGCTACCCGGGTCTGTCGAAACAGTCGTACAACGGCTCGGTGTTCTACGAGAACGGCAGCTTCCAGGCCCGTGCCAGCTACAACTGGCGCAATCACTTCTCGATCAACTGCGGTGGCGGCAGCACCCAGCCGCGCAACCGCGCCGCGTATGGGCAGACCGATGCCAGCCTGCGCTACAACCTCACGGACACGATTGCGATCTATGCCGACGCGATCAACCTGTCGAACCAGCAGGCGCACGAGTATGCCAGCAACGAAAGCCAGTTCCTGATGCTGGAAGACGTGGGGCGCCGGGTCAACGTGGGCGTGCGCGTGGCGTTCTGA
- a CDS encoding fimbrial biogenesis chaperone: MPRPAFVACLLALGCAGAGAANLQISPVSITFRAGQGASGITLQNQGDTPVYGQVRAYAWTQRDGEDVLGETAELVASPPIIEIAPRAAQTIRLILKAGSPTAVERSFRLLIDELPRADGTQSGVDIRLRYSVPVFVPPAGDAAPVLAWRVFRQGGEWMLRVANTGAQHAQLGSTTLRNGAGTEIIVSKGLLGYVLPGQERSWKLPVAQDAQLDGKVAVRSVVNARPETADTAGR; encoded by the coding sequence ATGCCGCGCCCCGCCTTCGTTGCCTGCCTGCTGGCGCTCGGCTGCGCTGGTGCCGGCGCGGCCAACCTGCAGATATCGCCCGTGTCGATCACGTTTCGGGCGGGGCAGGGTGCCTCCGGCATTACGCTGCAGAACCAGGGCGACACGCCGGTGTACGGCCAGGTACGGGCCTACGCGTGGACGCAGCGCGATGGCGAGGACGTGCTGGGCGAGACGGCCGAACTGGTCGCAAGCCCGCCCATCATCGAGATCGCGCCGCGCGCCGCGCAGACGATCCGGCTGATCCTGAAGGCGGGTTCGCCGACCGCGGTCGAGCGCAGCTTCCGCCTGCTCATCGACGAACTGCCCCGCGCCGACGGCACGCAGTCCGGCGTGGACATCCGGTTGCGCTACTCGGTCCCCGTGTTCGTGCCGCCGGCCGGCGATGCCGCGCCGGTCCTGGCCTGGCGGGTCTTCCGGCAGGGTGGCGAATGGATGCTGCGCGTGGCGAACACGGGCGCGCAGCACGCGCAACTGGGGTCGACCACGCTTCGCAACGGGGCGGGAACAGAAATCATCGTCAGCAAGGGCCTGCTGGGCTACGTATTGCCCGGCCAGGAGCGGTCGTGGAAACTGCCGGTGGCGCAGGATGCCCAGCTTGACGGCAAGGTGGCGGTACGGTCCGTGGTCAACGCGCGGCCCGAGACGGCTGATACGGCAGGCCGCTGA
- a CDS encoding amino acid permease, with protein sequence MSIFRTKNLDDMVAASRAPGGLKKVLGPFDLVLMGIGAIVGTGIFVLTGTGALTAGPALTLSFVIAALACGFAALCYAEFASTVPVAGSIYTYSYATLGELVAWMIGWDLMLEYGLAASAVAVGWSGYLQSLLASYGFGLPTALSAAPGAVPGVATYFNLPAFVIMIVIAFMLSLGIRESARMNNVMVAIKVGVVLLFIAVGVGHVKPVNWQPFMPFGHTGVLSAAALVFFAFIGFDAVTSAAEEVKRPERDLPIGIIGSLAVCTILYVVVSAIMTGIVPFQQFAGVDHPVSLALKYAGENWVARFVDLGAILGMTTVILVMSYGQTRIIFAMSRDGLLPKRLSAIHPKHGTPFLATWIVGIVFGLLAALIPLNVLAELINIGTLAAFSLVSIAVIILRKQRPDLHRAFRCPGVPVIPLLAVAFCVTLMAYLSWHTWLAFGIWLAIGLVIYFGYSRHHSVLGKQG encoded by the coding sequence GTGAGCATTTTCAGAACCAAAAACCTTGACGACATGGTCGCGGCCAGTCGCGCGCCCGGCGGGTTGAAGAAAGTCCTGGGCCCCTTCGACCTCGTCCTGATGGGCATCGGTGCCATCGTCGGCACCGGCATCTTCGTGCTGACCGGTACCGGCGCACTGACAGCGGGCCCCGCGCTCACCCTCTCCTTCGTCATCGCCGCGCTGGCGTGCGGGTTCGCCGCGCTGTGTTACGCGGAATTCGCGTCGACCGTGCCGGTCGCCGGTTCCATCTATACCTACAGCTATGCCACGCTGGGCGAACTGGTCGCCTGGATGATCGGCTGGGACCTGATGCTCGAATACGGCCTGGCCGCGTCGGCCGTGGCGGTCGGCTGGTCCGGCTACCTGCAGTCGCTGCTGGCCAGCTATGGTTTCGGCCTGCCCACCGCGCTCAGCGCGGCACCCGGCGCCGTGCCCGGCGTGGCCACGTATTTCAACCTGCCCGCCTTTGTCATCATGATCGTGATCGCGTTCATGCTGTCGCTGGGCATCCGTGAATCGGCACGCATGAACAACGTGATGGTGGCCATCAAGGTCGGCGTCGTGCTGCTGTTCATCGCCGTCGGCGTGGGCCACGTCAAGCCGGTCAACTGGCAGCCGTTCATGCCCTTCGGGCACACAGGCGTGCTGTCCGCCGCCGCCCTCGTGTTCTTCGCGTTCATCGGCTTCGACGCGGTCACCTCGGCCGCCGAGGAAGTCAAGCGCCCTGAGCGCGACCTGCCGATCGGCATCATCGGCTCGCTGGCCGTCTGCACGATCCTGTACGTGGTCGTGTCGGCGATCATGACCGGCATCGTGCCGTTCCAGCAGTTCGCAGGCGTCGACCACCCGGTCTCGCTGGCGCTCAAGTACGCGGGCGAGAACTGGGTCGCCCGCTTCGTCGACCTGGGCGCGATCCTTGGCATGACCACCGTGATCCTCGTGATGTCCTATGGCCAGACCCGCATCATCTTCGCCATGTCGCGCGATGGCCTGCTGCCCAAGCGCCTGTCGGCGATCCATCCAAAGCATGGCACGCCGTTCCTCGCCACCTGGATCGTCGGCATCGTGTTCGGCCTGCTGGCCGCGCTGATACCGCTGAACGTGCTGGCGGAACTGATCAACATCGGCACGCTGGCCGCATTCTCGCTGGTCTCGATCGCCGTGATCATCCTGCGCAAGCAGCGCCCCGACCTGCACCGCGCATTCCGCTGCCCGGGCGTGCCGGTGATTCCGCTGCTGGCGGTGGCGTTCTGCGTCACCCTGATGGCTTACCTGTCGTGGCACACCTGGCTGGCCTTCGGCATCTGGCTGGCGATCGGCCTGGTCATCTATTTCGGCTACTCGCGCCACCATTCGGTGCTGGGCAAGCAGGGTTGA
- a CDS encoding Crp/Fnr family transcriptional regulator has protein sequence MIQVPGAAPKAVRTKPAPLGISVTGLQQNELLRALPMDELEHLIPDLELVAMPVGKHLYDFGEKIDYTYFPTTSIVSLQYVNEDGVTTEIAVVGREGVAGVTMYKGERASNTAVVQAAGYGYRMRTDALRALFAEGGMLAQQLMRFTSSLFAQLAQNVVSSRHSSIEQKLCRWLLERLDRSPSNELKVTQELIANLLGVRRESITAAAGKLAGDGLIQCRRGMVVVLDRTGLERCAGACYFAARATAAQAMHSH, from the coding sequence ATGATCCAGGTTCCCGGCGCTGCGCCGAAGGCAGTGCGCACCAAGCCTGCGCCACTGGGCATCAGTGTCACGGGTCTGCAGCAGAACGAATTGCTGCGCGCGCTGCCGATGGATGAACTGGAACATCTGATCCCCGACCTGGAACTGGTGGCCATGCCGGTCGGCAAGCACCTGTACGACTTCGGCGAGAAGATCGACTATACGTACTTCCCGACCACGTCGATCGTGTCGCTGCAATATGTCAACGAAGATGGCGTGACGACCGAAATCGCCGTGGTTGGCCGCGAAGGCGTGGCGGGCGTGACGATGTACAAGGGCGAGCGGGCCAGCAATACGGCAGTCGTGCAGGCCGCCGGCTATGGCTACCGCATGCGCACCGATGCGCTGCGCGCACTGTTTGCCGAGGGCGGCATGCTGGCCCAGCAACTGATGCGCTTCACCAGCTCCCTGTTTGCGCAACTGGCGCAAAATGTCGTGAGCAGCCGCCACAGCAGCATCGAACAAAAGCTGTGCCGCTGGCTGCTTGAACGCCTGGACCGCTCCCCATCGAATGAACTGAAGGTGACGCAGGAACTGATCGCCAACCTGCTGGGCGTGCGCCGCGAGAGCATCACGGCCGCTGCCGGCAAGCTGGCTGGCGACGGCCTGATCCAGTGCCGCCGCGGCATGGTCGTGGTGCTGGACCGCACGGGCCTGGAGCGTTGCGCCGGCGCCTGCTACTTCGCCGCCCGTGCTACCGCGGCGCAAGCCATGCACAGCCACTAA
- a CDS encoding Csu type fimbrial protein, with amino-acid sequence MLISVNSRRLAAAILVFCAAAASANAAVYNNGSRTATFDVTMGLVADCTIAANALNFGAGRGVLATAVTATSDIKVTCTNTTPFNLGLNEGTGTGSSGTTRYMSGTGANAGTVKFNLYQAAGGAVWGNTQGTDTLGGTGSGTQQTLTVYGEIPAQASPAPDTYKSTITATVYF; translated from the coding sequence ATCTTGATCAGTGTGAATTCGCGCCGCCTGGCTGCCGCCATTCTTGTATTCTGCGCCGCCGCTGCCAGCGCCAATGCCGCCGTGTACAACAACGGCAGCAGGACGGCCACGTTCGATGTGACGATGGGTCTGGTTGCCGACTGCACGATCGCCGCGAACGCGCTCAACTTCGGCGCCGGCCGCGGGGTGCTCGCCACCGCCGTTACCGCCACGTCGGACATCAAGGTTACCTGCACCAATACCACGCCGTTCAACCTGGGCCTGAACGAAGGGACGGGCACCGGTTCCTCCGGTACAACCCGCTATATGAGCGGCACGGGCGCCAATGCCGGCACCGTCAAGTTCAACCTGTACCAGGCGGCCGGTGGCGCCGTGTGGGGCAATACGCAAGGTACCGACACGCTGGGCGGCACCGGTAGCGGCACACAGCAGACGCTCACGGTATACGGAGAAATTCCCGCCCAGGCATCGCCGGCTCCCGACACCTACAAGTCGACGATCACGGCGACCGTCTACTTCTGA
- a CDS encoding DUF3616 domain-containing protein, with translation MNHAEHFVHYRICDASAAVPLDDEHFIAADDETNVLHVYRYDAGPPVRECDLTPFLDTEDGGEADIEGAAELNGQVWWITSHGCDKKGRSSATRCQLFATDPAGRPVGKPYRRLLDDMLAHPLLDHFELAKAARKAPKDPGGLCIEGLAATPGGGLLVGFRNPVPHGWALIVPVADPAPLLDGGRAELGAPILLDLAGRGIRAIEWYGDAYYIAAGPPAAGDDYALYRWSGRAGDRPLAVDVPALAGLHPESLFFDAQGTMHVLSDDGKAQSGGRKCKEVAVEERTFRRLSIPRGEWDTYWGA, from the coding sequence ATGAACCATGCCGAACATTTCGTCCACTACCGAATCTGCGATGCATCGGCGGCCGTGCCGCTTGATGACGAGCACTTCATCGCGGCCGACGACGAGACCAACGTGCTGCACGTCTACCGCTACGACGCGGGGCCTCCCGTGCGCGAATGCGACCTGACGCCGTTTCTCGATACCGAGGATGGTGGCGAGGCCGACATCGAAGGCGCGGCCGAATTGAATGGCCAGGTCTGGTGGATCACGTCGCACGGCTGCGACAAGAAGGGCAGGTCTAGCGCCACGCGCTGCCAGTTGTTCGCCACCGATCCGGCGGGCCGGCCTGTCGGCAAGCCCTACCGCCGCCTGCTGGACGACATGCTGGCGCATCCGCTGCTGGACCATTTCGAACTCGCCAAGGCGGCCCGCAAGGCGCCGAAGGATCCGGGTGGCCTGTGCATCGAAGGTCTCGCGGCCACGCCGGGTGGTGGCCTGCTGGTCGGGTTTCGCAATCCCGTGCCGCACGGCTGGGCGCTGATCGTGCCGGTGGCGGACCCCGCGCCGCTGCTCGATGGCGGCAGGGCCGAGCTGGGGGCGCCCATCCTGCTCGACCTTGCGGGTCGCGGTATCCGTGCGATCGAATGGTATGGCGATGCGTACTACATCGCCGCCGGTCCGCCGGCGGCAGGCGACGACTATGCGCTGTACCGCTGGTCCGGCCGCGCCGGCGACAGGCCACTGGCCGTGGATGTGCCCGCGCTCGCCGGCCTGCACCCGGAGTCGCTGTTCTTCGACGCGCAGGGCACGATGCACGTGCTGTCCGATGACGGCAAGGCACAGTCGGGCGGCCGCAAATGCAAGGAAGTGGCCGTCGAAGAGCGGACATTCCGCCGCCTGTCGATTCCGCGCGGCGAGTGGGACACTTATTGGGGCGCCTAG